The nucleotide window CCAGCACCCTAAGAAACGGCTCCGAATCGCAGGTCCGGTCGAGCCGGCAATGGTACAGACGCTTCGCCGGTTCGATCTCACCCATGTTGAAGTACTGGGGCGGCAGACTCAGCCGCAGCTTGCCGAGTTAATGAGCACCAGTCATGTGATGGTGCTCCCTTCGATTGAGGAAGGCCTGGCACTGGTGCAGGGACAGGCCTTGGCATGCGGCTGTCCGCTCATCAGTTCCGTGAATACCGGAGGCGAAGATCTGTTCACGGATGGCAAGGAAGGGTTTCTCGTACCCATACGCTCGCCAGAGACCATCCAGCGCTCGTTGGAAAAACTGGCGGATGCGCCGGGCTTACAAGGAGAGATGAGCGTGGCGGCACTGGAGCGTGTGACGTCGATCGGCGGATGGCGCGACTATGGACTGGCCTATGTTTCTGTCTTGAACGATCTCCTCCAAAAGCATTCCGAGAATATTCCTAGGTAGAGGGCAAAAACCTCCGTCTGAAGCGTGCCTGCAGTACTGCGCGTACCTCATGCAATCCGAATACGAAGTAAGCGGCTATCGTCGTGGCCAAAGTAACAAGCACGGCTACAGCAACGACTCTATTGAGCGGCCACTGCGCGGAGTGGAAGGCCGGCCATGCGGCGATACCGAAGGAAACAGCAAGCAGCCCGATCAGGCGAATCACCGGAGCCATGGAAATCTGCTCTGCCCCGGCAAAGAGCGCTACGTTGAGATGAAGGATGTAGACCAGCTGCGCTGCCTCTGCCGCCAGCCAGACAAGCAGGAAGCCCATCAGTCCGAAAGGATGAAGCAGAAAAGCCGCTGCTACCAGCATCAGGGCATACGTTACAAGCGTGAATTTGGAAAGCCGCTCATGTTCATTACTCGAGGACTGGAACTGGTACTTGTGCTCTTTGATACCCATGACTGCGGAGATCAGCGCCATCGCAAAGCAGAGCGAGGGGTCGTAAAGGCCTCTTTTGTGCAGCCAGACTGTAAAGAGGAATGGCGACAGCAGCATGATTCCTACACTGAATAACGGAATCAGCACCAGGACTACGCGTTCGGAGAGGTCGTAAAGGCGTTTCAGCTGAGGCCAATTCCTCTGCCCGACGAGATGCGTAATCTCCTGTCCGATTGAGAAGCTGATGACTGCAAGCGCCTGGCGTCCCATGGCAAACACGACGCGGGCAAGTGAGAAGACTGCGACGCTCGCCGGGCCCAGTGTTCTCTGCATCAGCAGAACCGGCCCTTGCCAGACCAGGAAGCTCGAAAGGGACAGCAATCCAAAGTGGCCGCTGGGCTTCAGCATTCTCACCGCTGTGCCCCAGCTTGCAT belongs to Silvibacterium dinghuense and includes:
- a CDS encoding lipopolysaccharide biosynthesis protein; this translates as MSLKRILQMLAAFFMGQGVTIVSQLLIPPFFLHRYALGLEVYGEWIALSAAVTYLNTLNYGIQTYATNQTTICYNRGDKEEAQHIQASAMLLLLSIIGIVSLAGLSIFAMPIGSWLHLHHVSTRDASLTLYLLLLQILLNMILSITANSFMVVGKAHRGSYWSQAQRLISIFALAACIWFRASFPILALAQLLSIVLFTVCVVVDIAWHAPMLLPRLRNASWGTAVRMLKPSGHFGLLSLSSFLVWQGPVLLMQRTLGPASVAVFSLARVVFAMGRQALAVISFSIGQEITHLVGQRNWPQLKRLYDLSERVVLVLIPLFSVGIMLLSPFLFTVWLHKRGLYDPSLCFAMALISAVMGIKEHKYQFQSSSNEHERLSKFTLVTYALMLVAAAFLLHPFGLMGFLLVWLAAEAAQLVYILHLNVALFAGAEQISMAPVIRLIGLLAVSFGIAAWPAFHSAQWPLNRVVAVAVLVTLATTIAAYFVFGLHEVRAVLQARFRRRFLPST